In Halopseudomonas nanhaiensis, a single window of DNA contains:
- a CDS encoding PLP-dependent aminotransferase family protein: protein MASLLYQQIAQQLAEDIHKGFYQPGERVPSVRKLSTQKGVSHATVLQAYATLEDQGLIRARPQSGYYVHRTPALTAPTPSISRVEPPYAVTRSGIISQILSQARRSGVIPLGAAVPSSEFLPLRALHQQMSKVTRFHAQRAFSYTFSPGYEPLRRQVAIRMRDAGAVVDPADIVITNGCVEALQLCLRTVTSPGDLIATESPSYYGLLQLCELLGLKVIEIPTDPETGLSLEALQAAADKWPIKALVVTSRAGNPMGATMTEPRQRKLVGMMAQRAIPIIEDDIYGELMFDHGRSKALKAFDCSDTVLYCSSFSKTISPGVRTGWVIAGKHQDAIEKLQTFTTLSACSVSQMAVAAYLENGGYDRHLRYIRQEYRKNLSNFQLAVQQHFPEGTQITRPRGGFILWLSLPGGIDTQLLFNRALERGISIAPGVVFSNTEQFNHCLRLNCGIPWDRDAERAIVTLGLLAAQQLQEQQRDQSVSAEAVA, encoded by the coding sequence ATGGCCAGTCTTTTATACCAGCAGATTGCCCAGCAGTTGGCTGAAGACATTCACAAAGGATTTTACCAGCCCGGCGAGCGTGTTCCATCGGTGCGCAAGTTGAGCACGCAGAAGGGCGTGAGTCATGCCACGGTACTGCAGGCTTATGCCACGCTTGAGGATCAGGGTCTGATCCGCGCTCGTCCGCAGTCGGGGTACTACGTCCATCGGACTCCCGCTCTGACGGCACCCACGCCCTCGATCTCGCGCGTCGAGCCACCCTATGCGGTGACCCGCAGCGGCATCATCAGCCAGATTCTCAGTCAGGCGCGGCGCAGTGGCGTGATCCCGCTGGGCGCGGCTGTTCCCTCGAGTGAATTTCTTCCATTGCGGGCGTTGCACCAGCAGATGAGCAAGGTCACCCGCTTTCACGCCCAGCGGGCGTTCAGTTATACCTTCAGCCCCGGGTATGAGCCGCTACGCCGGCAGGTGGCCATTCGCATGCGTGACGCGGGCGCCGTGGTCGATCCGGCGGATATCGTGATTACCAACGGTTGTGTGGAGGCGCTCCAGCTTTGTCTGCGCACGGTAACCTCCCCCGGAGACCTGATTGCAACCGAGTCGCCGAGTTATTACGGTCTTCTGCAGTTGTGCGAGCTGCTTGGCTTGAAAGTCATCGAGATCCCTACGGACCCGGAGACAGGTCTGAGCCTGGAAGCACTGCAGGCAGCAGCAGACAAGTGGCCGATCAAGGCGCTGGTCGTCACCAGCAGGGCGGGCAACCCGATGGGCGCGACCATGACCGAACCGCGGCAGCGCAAGCTTGTCGGCATGATGGCGCAGCGGGCCATACCGATCATCGAGGACGATATCTACGGCGAGCTCATGTTCGACCATGGCCGCTCGAAGGCGCTCAAGGCGTTCGACTGTTCCGATACCGTCCTGTACTGCTCAAGCTTCTCGAAAACCATCTCGCCGGGTGTGCGGACCGGTTGGGTTATCGCAGGGAAGCACCAAGACGCGATCGAGAAGCTGCAAACCTTCACTACGCTCTCGGCGTGCAGTGTCAGCCAGATGGCCGTGGCGGCCTATCTTGAGAACGGAGGGTATGACCGACACCTGCGTTACATTCGCCAGGAGTACCGCAAGAACCTCAGCAATTTTCAGCTGGCCGTACAGCAGCATTTCCCCGAGGGAACCCAGATTACACGGCCGCGCGGCGGGTTTATTCTCTGGTTGAGTCTGCCGGGTGGAATAGATACTCAGCTGCTTTTCAATCGTGCACTTGAGCGGGGTATCAGCATTGCGCCGGGGGTCGTCTTCAGCAATACCGAACAATTCAACCATTGCCTGCGCCTGAACTGCGGTATCCCCTGGGATCGCGATGCCGAGCGGGCCATCGTGACGCTCGGATTGCTGGCCGCGCAGCAGTTGCAGGAGCAGCAGCGTGATCAATCCGTCAGTGCAGAGGCAGTAGCGTAG
- a CDS encoding AI-2E family transporter, with protein MAEQDRAHPMKAIAHRTLVRCSVAAAVVVMLALFWLAFDFFLLIFAAILFGVLFHGAGQGISNLTHMPYAAALATFFVVLAAVLTGGVFLLAPSVVEQFHSLSESLPKAWDQLSSRASDSRWMELVMSQRDTIREATETTGVVSTATTIMSSVFGAITSFFIALIIGICFSLNPSVYLNGFVSLLPLSYRSRGREVLLHTGGTLQSWLLAKLLEMLVIGVFTTLGLWLIGIDLALVLGLIAGLLSFIPNFGPIISIIPAILLASLDGMNTVLWVLGLYAGIQAVESWLLTPWLQHRIVEMPPAVTISVQLLFGVLAGTLGLILATPLAAAVMVLTNQLYVRDVLGDESVEDPSSDA; from the coding sequence ATGGCAGAACAGGATCGCGCGCACCCGATGAAAGCCATTGCCCACCGCACTCTGGTCCGGTGCAGCGTGGCAGCCGCCGTGGTCGTGATGTTGGCGCTGTTCTGGCTGGCGTTCGATTTTTTCCTTCTGATATTTGCCGCAATCCTCTTCGGCGTGCTGTTTCACGGCGCCGGACAGGGCATCAGCAATCTTACCCACATGCCTTACGCTGCGGCATTGGCCACCTTCTTTGTGGTGCTTGCCGCCGTCCTGACTGGTGGGGTGTTCCTTCTGGCCCCCAGCGTGGTAGAGCAGTTCCACTCGCTCTCCGAGAGTCTTCCGAAAGCTTGGGACCAGCTGTCCAGCCGAGCCAGCGACTCGCGCTGGATGGAACTGGTGATGAGCCAGCGCGATACCATTCGCGAGGCGACCGAAACCACTGGCGTGGTGAGCACGGCAACCACCATCATGTCTTCGGTGTTTGGAGCGATTACCAGCTTTTTCATCGCGCTGATTATCGGGATCTGCTTCAGCCTGAACCCGTCAGTCTATCTGAATGGCTTCGTCAGCCTGCTGCCGCTGTCGTATCGGTCGCGAGGTCGTGAGGTTCTTCTCCATACCGGAGGCACGCTGCAATCCTGGCTGCTGGCAAAGCTGCTGGAGATGCTCGTGATTGGCGTATTCACCACCCTGGGCCTGTGGCTTATCGGCATTGACCTGGCGTTGGTTCTGGGCCTCATCGCCGGCCTCCTGTCTTTCATTCCCAACTTCGGGCCGATCATCTCGATCATCCCGGCCATCCTGCTCGCGTCACTGGACGGAATGAACACCGTTTTGTGGGTGCTGGGCCTGTACGCAGGCATCCAGGCAGTCGAAAGCTGGCTGCTGACCCCGTGGCTGCAGCATCGCATCGTCGAAATGCCGCCTGCCGTAACAATCAGCGTGCAGTTGCTGTTCGGCGTGCTGGCCGGGACACTCGGGCTGATCCTTGCCACCCCCCTCGCAGCCGCCGTGATGGTGTTGACCAATCAGCTGTATGTACGAGACGTGCTCGGGGATGAGTCTGTCGAGGACCCCTCTTCGGACGCATAA
- a CDS encoding LysR family transcriptional regulator yields MNLSKVDLNLFIVFDAIYTEANLTRAGQIVGITQPAVSNALARLRETFNDPLFVRTAQGMVPTPMAQNIITPVRNALQLLRVSVQESRSFNPDQATKTYRISMTDLSEAVILPHLAARIRRLAPNVNIDSFLTKRRETTKELAAGRLDFAIDAPLNTDTQVRHVKLFEDRYVCVMRKGHPLSGKEKISLDEYLAQSHIHISSRRNGLGHVDLALGKIGLQRRVVLRSQHYQMAPLVLDSTDMVMTVHERFAKRHSLNWVELPIDDVPPIETHLFWHESTDQDPANRWMREQLIELSQQLERRGLREKPIASMAS; encoded by the coding sequence ATGAACCTCAGCAAAGTCGACCTGAACCTGTTCATTGTATTCGATGCGATTTATACCGAGGCCAACCTCACGCGTGCCGGACAGATCGTCGGCATCACTCAGCCGGCAGTGAGTAACGCGCTCGCACGTCTTCGCGAAACGTTCAACGATCCGCTGTTCGTTCGTACTGCCCAGGGCATGGTGCCTACGCCCATGGCGCAGAACATCATTACGCCGGTGCGCAACGCGCTCCAACTGCTGCGGGTATCGGTGCAGGAAAGTCGCAGTTTCAACCCCGACCAGGCGACCAAGACCTACCGGATCAGCATGACCGATCTGTCCGAGGCTGTGATCCTGCCACATCTCGCGGCGCGGATTCGTCGCCTGGCGCCAAACGTCAATATAGACAGCTTCCTGACCAAGCGTCGCGAAACGACCAAGGAGCTGGCTGCCGGACGTCTTGATTTCGCAATCGATGCCCCGCTAAATACCGACACGCAGGTCAGACACGTCAAGCTCTTCGAGGACCGTTACGTCTGCGTGATGCGCAAGGGGCACCCGTTGTCCGGCAAGGAAAAAATCTCGCTGGACGAGTACCTGGCCCAATCGCACATTCATATTTCCAGCCGCCGTAACGGACTCGGGCACGTGGATCTGGCGCTGGGCAAGATAGGCCTTCAGCGCCGCGTCGTGCTGCGCTCACAGCATTACCAGATGGCGCCTCTGGTACTGGACTCCACCGACATGGTGATGACCGTCCACGAGCGCTTCGCCAAGCGTCACAGCCTGAACTGGGTAGAACTGCCGATCGACGACGTGCCGCCGATCGAAACGCATCTGTTCTGGCACGAGAGCACCGATCAGGATCCTGCCAACCGCTGGATGCGGGAACAGCTCATTGAACTGTCTCAGCAACTCGAACGCCGCGGCCTGCGCGAAAAACCCATTGCCTCGATGGCGTCCTGA
- a CDS encoding tRNA-(ms[2]io[6]A)-hydroxylase, whose product MTLPAELLAFLHCETPDNWISQALDHPSELLIDHANCEKKAASTALNLMFRYTDKPGLLQKMSRLAREELRHFEQVTAIMNKRGIVYRNLSASQYAQRLRQHVRTTEPGRLVDTLIVGAFIEARSCERFAKLAPNLDSELGGFYRSLLKSEARHYQDYLKLAREYADGPLDERIEFFARAEALAVVQPDEEFRFHSGAAVEVV is encoded by the coding sequence ATGACCCTGCCCGCCGAACTGCTCGCCTTCCTGCACTGTGAAACGCCCGACAACTGGATCAGTCAGGCGCTGGACCATCCCTCGGAATTGCTGATTGATCACGCGAACTGCGAGAAAAAAGCGGCTTCCACCGCGCTGAATCTGATGTTCCGTTACACCGACAAGCCCGGGTTGCTGCAGAAAATGTCACGCCTGGCGCGTGAAGAGCTGCGGCATTTCGAGCAGGTCACCGCGATCATGAACAAGCGCGGTATCGTCTACCGGAATCTGTCTGCCAGCCAGTACGCGCAGCGGTTAAGGCAGCACGTACGGACTACCGAACCGGGACGGCTGGTGGATACGCTCATCGTTGGCGCATTCATCGAGGCGCGGTCATGCGAACGCTTCGCCAAGCTCGCACCGAACCTCGACTCGGAGCTCGGTGGTTTCTATCGTTCGCTGCTGAAGTCCGAGGCCCGGCACTATCAGGACTATCTCAAGCTGGCCCGAGAGTACGCAGATGGGCCCCTCGACGAGCGGATCGAGTTCTTCGCCCGTGCCGAGGCGCTGGCGGTGGTGCAACCCGATGAGGAATTTCGCTTTCATAGCGGTGCTGCCGTCGAGGTGGTCTGA
- a CDS encoding substrate-binding periplasmic protein produces MRWARWMVGGLVLTMAGTVAASGTCERIVVTGDPQYPPVLWTDPDDSTRLTGAAIELLERTLEGSGVKVEALKVASFSVAEDEVRSGRIDMLAGVFLTPDRLGYMDYVHPAYLEVPSVLFVKRGASFAYSGWDDLRERRGATAAGARFGRAFDTYARDNLDLRQEKTIEQAFQRLLNGRADYVVFQRHQGLALAEQLGVADQLDILDGSVMNERLYFAVSHNSACNSPALRAALAQGMHRLTQEGEPRRLFEKYRDRWAGRFNAALPDAESELAD; encoded by the coding sequence ATGCGCTGGGCTCGGTGGATGGTCGGTGGGTTGGTGTTGACGATGGCCGGTACGGTGGCTGCGTCCGGCACGTGCGAGCGCATCGTGGTCACGGGTGATCCGCAGTATCCTCCAGTCCTCTGGACCGACCCTGATGATTCAACACGCCTGACTGGCGCGGCTATCGAGCTGCTTGAACGAACATTGGAGGGCAGCGGGGTAAAGGTCGAAGCGTTGAAGGTGGCGTCGTTTTCCGTTGCTGAGGATGAGGTTCGCAGTGGTCGAATCGACATGCTCGCCGGGGTTTTCCTGACCCCCGACAGGCTCGGTTACATGGATTATGTTCATCCGGCCTATCTCGAAGTTCCGAGTGTCCTGTTCGTCAAGCGCGGTGCCTCCTTTGCCTACAGTGGCTGGGATGACCTGCGTGAACGGCGCGGTGCGACGGCGGCAGGCGCCCGCTTCGGCCGAGCGTTCGATACCTATGCGCGCGACAATCTGGACCTTCGCCAGGAGAAAACCATAGAGCAGGCGTTTCAGCGATTGCTCAACGGCCGCGCTGATTATGTGGTGTTCCAGCGGCACCAGGGGCTTGCTCTCGCAGAGCAGCTTGGTGTGGCAGACCAGCTCGATATCCTCGACGGATCCGTAATGAATGAGCGGCTCTATTTCGCAGTCTCCCACAACTCGGCCTGCAACTCCCCGGCACTGCGCGCGGCCCTCGCACAGGGCATGCATCGCCTCACGCAGGAGGGTGAGCCGCGCCGGCTGTTCGAGAAGTACCGTGATCGCTGGGCGGGGCGCTTCAATGCGGCGCTGCCTGATGCGGAATCCGAGCTGGCTGATTGA
- a CDS encoding universal stress protein encodes MQAVKRILVVIDPSQTEQMALTRARLIAGVIESELHLLVCENRDDYKPLLQKLAGELEADGRRVSVSQQWHGNLTDTIIHAQRCEGCGLVVKQHLPDNPLRKALLTPDDWKLLRYCPAPVLLVRSVESWMHGSVLAAVDLGNHDDQHHVLHDTIVSHAADIAEMINGKLHLVSAHPAPMLSAADPVYQLRERIAARYADEAQKYIAQYGMPAEQVHVDEGPADTLIPRVARRIGASVVVIGTVARTGISGALIGNTAEVVLDQLASDVLVLKPDDMIAHLEDILEK; translated from the coding sequence ATGCAAGCCGTCAAACGAATCCTGGTCGTCATCGACCCCAGCCAGACCGAGCAGATGGCGCTGACTCGGGCACGCCTGATCGCCGGCGTCATCGAATCCGAGTTGCATCTGCTGGTTTGCGAGAACCGCGACGACTACAAACCACTGCTGCAGAAGCTGGCGGGCGAACTGGAAGCGGACGGCCGCCGCGTCAGCGTATCCCAGCAGTGGCACGGCAACCTGACCGACACCATCATCCACGCCCAGCGTTGCGAGGGTTGCGGCCTGGTCGTCAAGCAGCACCTGCCCGACAATCCGCTGCGCAAGGCGCTGCTGACACCGGACGACTGGAAGCTGCTGCGATACTGCCCTGCTCCGGTTTTGCTGGTACGCAGCGTCGAGTCATGGATGCACGGCTCGGTACTCGCAGCTGTGGACCTGGGCAATCATGACGACCAGCACCATGTATTGCACGACACCATCGTCAGCCATGCTGCGGACATTGCCGAGATGATCAACGGCAAGCTTCACCTGGTCAGCGCTCACCCTGCGCCGATGCTGTCCGCCGCCGATCCGGTGTATCAACTGCGCGAGCGCATTGCGGCTCGGTACGCCGACGAGGCACAGAAATATATCGCCCAGTACGGCATGCCTGCAGAACAGGTCCACGTCGACGAAGGTCCGGCTGACACCTTGATACCGCGCGTCGCGCGTCGGATCGGTGCGAGCGTTGTCGTGATCGGTACCGTTGCACGCACCGGTATTTCCGGAGCACTGATCGGCAATACCGCAGAAGTGGTTCTAGACCAACTCGCCAGTGATGTCCTGGTACTCAAGCCGGATGACATGATTGCGCACCTTGAAGACATCCTCGAGAAGTAG
- the infA gene encoding translation initiation factor IF-1: protein MAKEDSIEMEGTIIDTLPNTMFRVELENGHVVTAHISGKMRKNYIRILTGDKVRVELTPYDLTKGRITYRAR from the coding sequence AAATGGAAGGCACCATCATCGACACCTTGCCTAATACCATGTTCCGGGTGGAACTGGAGAACGGCCATGTCGTGACTGCCCACATTTCAGGCAAGATGCGTAAAAACTACATTCGCATCCTGACCGGTGACAAGGTCCGCGTCGAGCTGACCCCCTATGACCTGACCAAAGGTCGTATCACCTACCGCGCTCGTTGA
- a CDS encoding acyl-CoA dehydrogenase, producing MDFGYSPKVKELRERVDAFMQEHVFPAEPIFHKQVAEGDRWQPTAIVEELKVKARDAGLWNLFLPESDLGAGLTNLEYAPLAELMGRSGLASEAFNCSAPDTGNMETIVRYGNDEHKEKWLKPLLAGEIRSCFGMTEPGVASSDATNMQANARREGDEWVINGRKWWTSGACDPRCKIMIFMGLTNPEAPRHQQHSMILVPMDSPGVKVIRPLPVFGYDDAPHGHAEVLLENVRVPYSNVLLGEGRGFEIAQGRLGPGRIHHCMRSIGAAERALELMCRRSVEREAFGKRLAQLGGNIDLIAESRIEINQARLLTLQAAYMMDTVGNKVAKSEIAQIKVVAPNVALRVIDRAIQMHGGAGVSEDTPLAHMYAMQRTLRLADGPDEVHRAAIGKIELGQYMAR from the coding sequence ATGGATTTCGGATATTCCCCCAAGGTTAAAGAATTGCGTGAGCGCGTCGACGCGTTCATGCAGGAGCACGTATTTCCCGCTGAGCCGATCTTCCACAAGCAGGTAGCTGAAGGCGATCGCTGGCAGCCTACCGCCATCGTCGAGGAGCTGAAGGTCAAGGCGCGTGACGCCGGACTGTGGAACCTGTTTCTGCCGGAATCCGACCTGGGCGCCGGCCTGACCAACCTTGAATATGCGCCGCTCGCCGAACTGATGGGTCGCTCGGGGCTGGCGTCTGAAGCCTTCAACTGCAGCGCGCCGGATACCGGCAACATGGAGACCATCGTTCGCTACGGTAATGACGAGCACAAGGAAAAGTGGCTCAAGCCGCTGCTGGCCGGCGAAATCCGTTCCTGCTTCGGCATGACCGAGCCGGGTGTTGCATCTTCCGATGCGACCAACATGCAGGCCAATGCCCGTCGCGAGGGTGACGAGTGGGTGATCAATGGCCGCAAGTGGTGGACATCCGGTGCCTGCGATCCCCGCTGCAAGATCATGATCTTCATGGGTCTGACCAACCCTGAAGCGCCACGTCACCAGCAGCATTCGATGATTCTGGTGCCGATGGACAGCCCCGGCGTCAAGGTCATTCGCCCATTGCCCGTCTTCGGCTATGACGATGCGCCTCATGGCCACGCCGAAGTTCTGCTGGAAAACGTCCGTGTGCCGTACAGCAATGTGCTGCTGGGTGAGGGTCGCGGTTTCGAAATTGCCCAGGGTCGCCTCGGGCCAGGCCGTATTCACCACTGCATGCGTTCCATCGGCGCGGCGGAGCGGGCTCTCGAATTGATGTGCCGTCGTTCGGTAGAGCGTGAAGCGTTCGGCAAGCGTCTTGCCCAGCTTGGCGGCAACATCGATCTGATCGCCGAGTCGCGTATCGAAATCAACCAGGCACGTCTGCTTACCCTGCAGGCGGCCTACATGATGGATACGGTCGGCAACAAGGTCGCCAAGAGTGAGATCGCCCAGATCAAGGTCGTGGCACCCAACGTGGCACTGCGGGTAATTGATCGTGCAATCCAGATGCACGGCGGCGCGGGCGTGTCGGAAGATACTCCGCTGGCTCACATGTACGCCATGCAGCGCACATTGCGCCTGGCAGACGGCCCGGACGAAGTACACCGCGCTGCCATCGGCAAGATCGAGCTGGGCCAGTACATGGCGCGCTAA